GCAAAGCCCTCCACGAAGCAGCCCGCCGTGTCTCCGGGCCAACGTGGAAAGCTAGTCGTGAGCATCCCTACCAGCATCACGAGCTCGAGCGCCTATAGGCAGCGGTAGGCAGGCTGACCTCGTCATCTCGCCGAATTGCCAGGCAGGCTTGGGCACGTTCCACAGGGCGGTTCGCATGGGCAGGGCGGTTCGCATGGGCAGGGCGGTTCGCGTCGGCAGGGCGGTTCGCATGGGCAGGGCGGTTCGCGTCGGCAGGGCGGTTCGCGTCGGCAGGGCGGCGGGCTCGAGCTCGCCGCCAGGTTGAGCGCAGGGCACCTGTTGCCACGACGTAAGGGATGACGAACAGCGCGTGGCGTAGCCCCACACCGCTGCGTTCCATTCCATAGATGGGTTTCACGGTCACTTGCGCCAGCCGCAACCGGTGTTGGGCAACGCGAGCGAGCAGATCGTTGGGGTAGCCGTATCGAGGCCAAAGTGTATCGAGCCCAAGGCGCCGAGCGGCGCGGCGCTTGATCGCGCTGTAGCCGCACTGCGAGTCTCGCACGGGCAGTCCTGTACCGAGGCGCGTGAGCGCGGACAGCGCGTGGTTTCCAAACCAACGCAGCCGTGGCATTTCGCTGCGTGCGAGCGGGTGGGACAAACGGTCGCCTGTCACGTAGTCGGCATCCCCGGAGGCGATCGGCACCAGCACGGAACGAAGGTCCTCCGGATCCATCTGCCCATCTCCGGCCATCACGGCCACTGCATCGGCCCCGAGCTAGAAGGCCCGAGCATATCCCGTGACGACGGCTGCCCCGACTCCGCGGTTGCAGTCGTGCTTGAGCAAGTGTAGGCGTGGCTCCCAAGCCAGCTGGACCCGCTCCGCGGTCGAGTCTGAGCTCGCGTCGTCGACGACCACGATGTCGTCGACGAAGCTCGGGATCCCTCGCACAGCCCCGACGATCAGCGTTTCCTCGTTGAAGGCCGGGATCACCACCGCCACGCGTAAGCCCTGAAACATGAGCGGCCTGCTTCTAGCGTGACAGCAAGCGATGTGCCAGGTCCGGGAGCAGCGGCTGCATCGACGACCGCAGTCGTGTCCGAAACCCGGACCGAACGCGCCTGCAGCTCTGCATGGCGCAGCGGACGTAGTCCGTGGAGCCAGCACGAGAGGTAGGCGCCCAATCTCCATTGCACTTGGGGCGGCGCGCAATACTGCACGCAAAGCCTAGAAATGCATGTTGTGCAGCGCAGCGGTTGGGGCGGGGGGTGCACGCAGGGGGCCCTAGGTTTCCCTGCTTGACGCAAAGCGGGCGGCCGTTCGTGTCAATGAATGGAATCGTTCCACCTCCAACTCCGACGGACTGGGAGCCCAGCCCCAGCCACCTGCGCCTGGCGCCCCCCCGCCCTGACCGGCTTGAACGGCTCCTCCACCGATACCCCCTGGCCACCAAGACCACCCCAGCCAGCTCGACCGCCCAGGCCGCCGGCCTATCGGATTGTCAGTCGGCACGATACCTGCCACTACCCAGTACGACACGAACCCAGAGCCAGCAAACTGCTGCGATGTCTATTCCCTGTACTACTCGGTCGAGGGTGTCGACGACGGCTTCATCTACTCCAACGGCAGCGGCGCCACCGAGCAGCGGGGCGGCGGGGCGACC
The Pseudomonadota bacterium genome window above contains:
- a CDS encoding glycosyltransferase, which produces MFQGLRVAVVIPAFNEETLIVGAVRGIPSFVDDIVVVDDASSDSTAERVQLAWEPRLHLLKHDCNRGVGAAVVTGYARAF